A genome region from Microbacterium terricola includes the following:
- a CDS encoding ABC transporter ATP-binding protein, producing MSTTTVTGTSGEDRSDYTRLESKAIRKRSLRLLGSLITPVRSQLVLAAVVIVVSTAFRVAGPALIAYGLNTALPAVIDDMNWMPTILVVAVYLITGIAGAALIGWYVVVAARLTQMVMLDLRKRIFLHTQRLSLEFHESYTSGRIISRQTSDLDTIRELLDGGLNELVSGILYGAFTLVALFLIDWQSGLIVVFMGIPLALLMRWFYVRSQVAYRESRVISAKVIVKFVETMTGIRAVKAFRKEVRNDDEFGGVASDYRDVNMRTIRLFGTFEPGLIAISAVAVSLVLLWGAIRVVDGALLIGTLLAAVIYVRNFFSPLQEVAFFLNSYQSATAALEKVSGVLEEELTVPDPAKPVDLWTARGHVRFEDVRFGYSDDRIILPDFSLDIPAGQTIALVGTTGAGKSTLAKLVSRFYDPTKGRVTLDDVDLRSLHPKDLRRAIVMVTQEAYLFSGTVADNIAFGKPDATLDEIIAAARAVGAHEFIEALPDGYGTDVNKRGGRVSAGQRQLISFARAFLADPAVLILDEATASLDIPSERQIQDALQTLLADRTAIIIAHRLSTVAIADRVLVMEHGRIIEDDTPEALIAGTGKFAQLHAAWRASLV from the coding sequence GTGAGCACCACCACCGTCACCGGAACCAGCGGAGAAGACCGCTCCGACTACACGCGCCTCGAGAGCAAGGCCATCCGCAAGCGCTCGCTGCGCCTGCTCGGCTCGCTCATCACGCCCGTGCGCTCCCAGCTGGTGCTCGCCGCCGTGGTCATCGTCGTCTCGACGGCCTTCCGGGTGGCGGGCCCCGCGCTGATCGCCTACGGGCTCAACACCGCGCTTCCCGCCGTCATCGACGACATGAACTGGATGCCGACCATCCTGGTGGTGGCCGTCTACCTGATCACCGGGATCGCCGGCGCGGCGCTCATCGGCTGGTACGTCGTGGTCGCCGCGCGCCTGACGCAGATGGTGATGCTCGACCTGCGCAAGCGCATCTTCCTGCACACGCAGCGGCTGAGCCTCGAGTTCCATGAGTCCTACACGTCCGGCCGGATCATCTCGCGCCAGACGAGCGATCTCGACACGATCCGCGAGCTGCTCGACGGGGGCCTGAACGAGCTCGTCTCCGGCATCCTGTACGGCGCGTTCACGCTCGTCGCCCTATTCCTCATCGACTGGCAGTCCGGCCTGATCGTCGTGTTCATGGGCATCCCGCTGGCGCTGCTCATGCGCTGGTTCTACGTCCGCTCGCAGGTCGCCTACCGGGAGTCGCGGGTCATCAGCGCCAAGGTCATCGTGAAGTTCGTCGAGACGATGACGGGCATCCGCGCGGTCAAGGCGTTCCGCAAGGAAGTCCGCAACGATGACGAGTTCGGCGGTGTGGCCAGCGACTATCGCGACGTCAACATGCGGACGATCCGGCTCTTCGGCACGTTCGAACCGGGGCTCATCGCGATCTCCGCCGTGGCCGTCTCGCTGGTCCTCCTGTGGGGCGCGATCCGGGTCGTGGACGGAGCGCTGCTCATCGGAACGCTCCTCGCCGCCGTGATCTACGTGCGCAACTTCTTCTCGCCGCTGCAGGAGGTCGCGTTCTTCCTGAACTCGTACCAGTCCGCGACGGCGGCGCTCGAGAAGGTGTCGGGCGTGCTGGAGGAGGAGCTGACGGTTCCCGACCCCGCGAAGCCGGTCGACCTGTGGACCGCGCGCGGTCACGTCAGGTTCGAGGACGTGCGCTTCGGGTACTCGGACGACCGGATCATCCTGCCGGACTTCTCGCTCGACATCCCCGCCGGCCAGACGATCGCACTGGTCGGCACCACGGGCGCCGGGAAGTCGACGCTGGCGAAGCTGGTCTCGCGCTTCTACGACCCCACGAAGGGCCGCGTCACCCTCGACGACGTCGACCTGCGCTCGCTGCACCCGAAGGACCTGCGCCGCGCGATCGTGATGGTGACGCAGGAGGCCTACCTGTTCAGCGGCACGGTCGCCGACAACATCGCCTTCGGCAAGCCGGACGCGACGCTCGACGAGATCATCGCCGCTGCGCGCGCGGTCGGAGCGCACGAGTTCATCGAGGCGCTGCCCGACGGCTATGGCACCGACGTGAACAAGCGCGGCGGCCGGGTGTCGGCAGGTCAGCGCCAGCTGATCTCCTTCGCGCGGGCGTTCCTCGCCGACCCCGCCGTGCTGATCCTCGACGAGGCCACCGCCTCCCTCGACATCCCGAGCGAGCGGCAGATCCAGGACGCCCTGCAGACGCTGCTGGCCGACCGCACGGCGATCATCATCGCGCACCGCCTCTCGACGGTCGCGATCGCCGACCGCGTGCTGGTGATGGAGCACGGCCGCATCATCGAGGACGACACCCCGGAGGCCCTCATCGCGGGTACGGGCAAGTTCGCCCAGCTGCACGCCGCCTGGCGCGCGTCGCTGGTCTGA